Proteins from one Gimesia maris genomic window:
- a CDS encoding GntR family transcriptional regulator — translation MSTTNLPGSFSMVPRGNIREVVVQRILTAVIRGEFPVGHRMVIQSLAEQFGVSATPVREALVELASIGIVENLPNRGAVMREFGVTQIREIYQLRRILEVEAVRTACGKIESRFLAELSDEFVSISNEKRNSNWSQKAMSLDIRLHSLIAAHCGSTRLQDELLRYNTLVQAIREVVDNESQAQEIALSDHQEIIRALQANDCEKAAQEMEQHIRKTANLVETLTREKSQKE, via the coding sequence ATGTCGACTACTAATCTGCCCGGCTCGTTTTCGATGGTGCCCCGGGGAAATATCCGTGAAGTCGTGGTACAACGAATTCTGACGGCGGTCATCCGGGGAGAGTTTCCGGTCGGTCATCGAATGGTAATTCAAAGTCTGGCTGAACAGTTCGGCGTGAGTGCAACTCCCGTGCGGGAGGCACTGGTGGAACTGGCATCGATTGGAATTGTGGAAAATCTTCCCAATCGAGGGGCCGTGATGCGGGAATTTGGTGTCACCCAGATTCGCGAGATTTACCAGTTGCGACGGATTCTTGAAGTGGAAGCGGTCCGAACTGCTTGCGGGAAAATTGAATCACGATTTCTGGCGGAACTTTCAGATGAGTTTGTGTCGATCAGCAATGAAAAACGCAATAGCAACTGGTCGCAGAAAGCAATGTCACTGGATATTCGGTTGCATTCGTTGATTGCAGCACATTGTGGCAGCACCCGGTTGCAAGATGAATTACTCCGATATAATACACTGGTGCAGGCTATCCGAGAAGTTGTAGACAACGAAAGTCAGGCTCAGGAAATCGCGCTTTCGGATCACCAGGAGATCATTCGCGCCCTGCAGGCAAATGATTGTGAAAAAGCGGCTCAGGAAATGGAGCAGCATATTCGCAAGACAGCGAACCTGGTAGAAACGCTCACACGCGAGAAATCTCAGAAAGAGTAA
- a CDS encoding DUF1553 domain-containing protein, whose amino-acid sequence MKTLRKVTAVIVCTSLFLCSAFPLSAAESEPTQQQLDFFEKKIRPVLIQHCYECHSADSKNLKGSLLVDSKQGLLDGGDSGTALVPGKPGESLLLETMKYGEDSYQMPPKGKLSDAIIADFEKWIAMGAADPRTEPSKKTAKTEIDFDKAREFWSFQPPQHYPAPAVKQKAWPKNKIDTFILAAQEAKGFTPAPAASKQTLIRRAYFDLIGLPPTPAEVDAFVKDQSPDAYARVIDQLLQSPHYGERWGRHWLDVARYAEDNTNMGPHNGPFPHAYRYRDWVVKAFNEDMPYDEFVIRQLATDFLPETGPEDYPALGFMGLGPSYHKEVALSQITLENRYADDWEDRVDSLCRGLLGLTMACARCHDHKYDPLTVEDYYGIAGVFASVRQTTRPIIPDTEVAKTQPARDKVDALNKTNTDLAARVKALTKRNTELKQVIKAAGKAEFPLIASRPDLKKQTTIKFPVPPEELKQNTALIAAHNKSIKANKTQAEEIKKSTPGFELPLADALTEEQVRVEEITEDKMKIVYYPKPRDLNVFIRGNAANLGELVPRRFVRVLSEEQPEPFRNGSGRLELAQKIAHRDNPLTARVMVNRIWQHHFGEGLVDTPSNYGKTGSLPSHPELLDDLAVWFMDEGWSMKKLHRLIMLSATYQQSSNIELSEAQQKQDPNNRLLSYFNRRRLEAEIYRDALLAAGNNLDARQEGPSGDIDDPTFQRRGIYATVSRHKLSTFLQSYDFPDPAIHAARRSKTTTPLQQLFVLNSPFVRQQAQQLASRLEGESSEKRVNDVYRLLFSREPTPSEMQIGLKFLENSDSAGESDSQREQIPTFAGKRMKADVKELGDSYSVELWVKNQIPNEQRIITGYFFSRGKDSAAKAAGDHLGIAGKYRPNKAGRLFFYNGDLKRDSLFGSTVIQPGTWNHVVLIRNQKQIAVYLNGNPKPEILGEAEPGYADGVAELIIAGRSDNFSNFQGQLGAVAVFNRALSTAEVQKHFGAAKLKQDQLAHAEYVASILSSDPLSCWPLRTDNPNLSQAEDITGNKHNGVYEGRQDIDPKQLTNWQRYCLALLCSNEMMYVD is encoded by the coding sequence ATGAAAACTTTGCGAAAAGTGACAGCTGTCATCGTATGCACGAGCCTGTTTCTCTGCTCCGCTTTTCCGCTCTCCGCTGCCGAATCTGAACCGACTCAGCAACAGCTGGATTTCTTCGAGAAGAAGATCCGTCCTGTTCTGATTCAGCATTGTTACGAATGCCATTCCGCGGATTCGAAGAATCTGAAGGGGAGTCTGCTGGTCGATTCTAAACAGGGACTGCTGGACGGCGGTGATTCGGGGACAGCGCTGGTACCGGGAAAACCGGGTGAGAGTCTGCTGCTGGAAACCATGAAGTATGGAGAGGACAGCTACCAGATGCCTCCGAAGGGGAAGCTGTCGGATGCGATTATCGCTGACTTCGAAAAATGGATCGCGATGGGAGCCGCTGACCCGCGGACAGAGCCCTCTAAAAAAACAGCGAAGACAGAAATCGATTTCGACAAGGCACGTGAGTTCTGGTCGTTTCAACCTCCACAACATTACCCTGCCCCCGCGGTGAAACAGAAAGCCTGGCCGAAAAATAAAATCGACACATTCATTTTAGCAGCGCAGGAAGCGAAAGGATTCACGCCTGCTCCCGCTGCTTCCAAACAGACTCTGATTCGGCGTGCGTATTTCGATTTGATCGGCCTCCCTCCCACGCCTGCAGAAGTCGATGCTTTTGTGAAGGATCAATCTCCGGACGCGTATGCACGGGTGATCGATCAGCTGTTACAGTCTCCTCATTATGGTGAGCGTTGGGGCAGACACTGGCTGGATGTTGCGCGGTACGCAGAAGACAATACGAATATGGGGCCTCACAATGGTCCGTTTCCGCACGCCTATCGTTATCGAGACTGGGTCGTCAAGGCGTTTAATGAAGATATGCCTTACGATGAATTTGTGATTCGTCAACTGGCAACGGACTTTCTGCCGGAGACCGGTCCGGAAGACTACCCTGCCCTGGGATTCATGGGGCTGGGGCCTTCCTATCACAAGGAAGTCGCGCTGTCGCAAATCACGCTGGAAAACCGCTATGCGGATGACTGGGAAGATCGCGTCGATAGTTTGTGTCGGGGGTTACTGGGGCTGACGATGGCCTGTGCCCGCTGCCACGATCACAAATACGATCCATTGACGGTGGAAGACTATTATGGGATTGCCGGTGTCTTCGCTTCGGTACGACAGACGACGCGGCCGATAATTCCTGATACAGAAGTGGCGAAGACGCAACCTGCCCGGGATAAAGTGGACGCGTTAAACAAGACGAATACGGACCTGGCTGCCAGGGTCAAAGCATTAACGAAACGGAATACAGAGCTGAAGCAGGTGATCAAGGCTGCAGGCAAAGCCGAGTTCCCGCTGATTGCTTCGCGACCGGATCTGAAGAAACAGACGACAATCAAATTTCCGGTTCCCCCGGAAGAGTTGAAACAGAATACAGCGTTGATCGCCGCTCATAACAAGTCGATCAAAGCGAATAAGACGCAAGCCGAAGAGATCAAAAAATCGACTCCCGGCTTTGAATTGCCTCTGGCAGATGCTCTCACCGAAGAACAGGTGCGGGTGGAAGAGATCACCGAAGATAAGATGAAGATCGTCTATTATCCCAAGCCTCGCGATCTGAATGTATTCATTCGCGGAAATGCTGCCAATCTGGGAGAACTGGTTCCCCGTCGTTTTGTACGTGTGCTGTCTGAAGAACAGCCGGAACCGTTCCGGAATGGCAGTGGTCGTCTGGAGCTGGCTCAGAAGATCGCCCACCGTGATAATCCACTGACAGCACGGGTAATGGTGAATCGAATCTGGCAGCATCATTTTGGAGAAGGACTGGTTGATACGCCGAGCAATTATGGAAAAACCGGTTCCCTGCCCAGCCATCCGGAACTACTGGATGATCTCGCCGTCTGGTTTATGGATGAGGGATGGTCGATGAAAAAACTGCATCGACTGATCATGTTGTCGGCGACGTATCAACAGTCCTCCAACATCGAACTGAGTGAAGCACAACAGAAGCAGGACCCGAATAACAGGCTGCTTTCGTATTTCAATCGTCGGCGACTGGAAGCAGAGATTTATCGTGATGCATTGCTGGCTGCTGGTAATAACCTGGACGCTCGACAGGAGGGGCCCTCTGGTGACATTGATGATCCCACCTTTCAACGACGTGGCATTTATGCCACGGTTTCCCGGCATAAATTGAGCACGTTCCTGCAGTCTTATGATTTTCCCGATCCCGCGATTCATGCGGCACGTCGTTCCAAGACAACAACGCCGCTACAGCAGTTGTTTGTGTTGAATTCTCCTTTTGTCAGACAGCAGGCACAGCAACTGGCCAGTCGGCTGGAAGGTGAGTCTTCTGAAAAACGCGTCAATGATGTTTATCGGTTATTGTTCTCGCGGGAACCGACACCGTCTGAAATGCAGATAGGGCTGAAGTTCCTGGAAAACAGTGATTCGGCGGGCGAGTCAGACAGTCAGAGGGAGCAGATTCCCACATTTGCCGGCAAGCGAATGAAGGCGGACGTGAAAGAGCTGGGAGATTCCTACTCGGTCGAATTATGGGTTAAGAACCAGATCCCCAATGAGCAGCGGATCATTACCGGTTACTTCTTCTCCCGGGGTAAGGATTCTGCTGCAAAAGCGGCGGGTGACCACCTGGGGATTGCCGGGAAGTATCGTCCGAATAAAGCCGGTCGTCTGTTCTTTTATAACGGTGATTTGAAACGGGACTCTTTATTTGGTTCAACCGTTATTCAGCCGGGAACGTGGAATCATGTGGTGCTGATTCGTAATCAGAAGCAGATTGCCGTCTATCTGAATGGTAACCCCAAACCGGAAATCCTGGGAGAAGCAGAACCCGGATATGCTGATGGTGTGGCGGAGCTGATCATCGCAGGGCGAAGTGACAATTTCTCAAATTTCCAGGGACAACTGGGGGCAGTCGCAGTCTTCAATCGTGCATTGAGTACGGCAGAGGTACAGAAACATTTTGGTGCTGCGAAACTGAAACAGGATCAACTGGCACATGCAGAGTATGTGGCCTCGATTTTGTCTTCTGATCCCCTCTCCTGCTGGCCTTTGCGGACAGATAACCCGAACCTGTCCCAGGCCGAAGATATCACCGGGAACAAACATAATGGTGTTTACGAAGGACGTCAGGACATCGACCCGAAACAATTGACTAACTGGCAACGCTATTGCCTGGCGTTACTCTGCAGTAATGAAATGATGTATGTTGACTGA
- a CDS encoding sialidase family protein produces MIPRVSLSAKLVLLFSLAVSCQLNVLNAADPPKQAPKAPGFTIPYIDLDAQSHRQIVVDREENQYLGHPTTVLLEDNKTILCVYPKGHGKGGIVYKRSTDAGKTWSDRLPTPASWATSREVPTLHRVVDASGKKRIIMFSGLYPARMAVSEDDGKTWSELKPIGDWGGIVVMGGVEPLKTGPGHYMALFHDDGRFISKDSKQQSPVVFTLYKTLSTDGGLTWSAPEAIHKSSEYHICEPGIIRSPDGKQLAVLLRENSRRHNSQIIFSNDEGKTWTEPRDLPGSLNGDRHTGKYDPVSGRLLISFRSNTPKGHKAPTEGDWVAWVGTYDDLVNGKEGQYHVRLKDNTKGADCAYPGVEVLPDGTFIITTYGHWEKDKAPYILSIQLKLAELDELAK; encoded by the coding sequence ATGATTCCTCGTGTGTCCCTCTCAGCAAAACTGGTACTGCTCTTCTCTCTGGCTGTCAGCTGTCAACTCAACGTCCTGAATGCAGCCGATCCTCCAAAACAGGCTCCCAAAGCGCCCGGTTTCACAATTCCCTATATCGATCTCGATGCCCAGTCGCATCGCCAGATCGTCGTCGATCGCGAAGAAAATCAGTACCTCGGACATCCCACCACCGTTTTACTTGAAGATAATAAAACCATCCTCTGCGTTTATCCCAAAGGTCACGGGAAGGGGGGCATCGTTTATAAACGCTCCACCGATGCCGGAAAAACCTGGAGCGATCGTCTGCCCACTCCCGCTTCCTGGGCGACCTCGCGTGAAGTCCCTACGTTGCATCGCGTCGTCGATGCCTCTGGTAAAAAACGAATTATCATGTTCTCCGGTCTGTATCCTGCTCGCATGGCGGTCTCCGAAGATGACGGCAAAACCTGGAGCGAACTCAAACCGATCGGCGACTGGGGTGGCATCGTCGTCATGGGTGGTGTCGAACCGCTCAAGACTGGCCCCGGTCATTATATGGCGCTGTTCCACGATGACGGTCGCTTCATCTCCAAAGATTCCAAACAACAATCACCGGTTGTATTCACTTTATACAAAACACTCTCCACTGATGGAGGCTTAACATGGTCCGCCCCGGAAGCCATTCACAAATCGTCCGAATACCATATCTGCGAGCCCGGCATCATTCGCTCGCCCGATGGCAAACAGTTGGCTGTCCTCCTTCGCGAAAACAGTCGTCGTCACAATTCGCAAATCATTTTCTCCAACGATGAAGGCAAAACCTGGACCGAACCCCGCGATCTGCCCGGCTCTTTGAACGGCGATCGTCATACTGGCAAATACGATCCTGTCAGCGGTCGGCTGCTCATCTCCTTTCGCAGTAACACCCCCAAAGGCCACAAAGCTCCCACCGAAGGAGACTGGGTCGCCTGGGTCGGCACTTACGATGACCTCGTCAACGGCAAAGAAGGTCAGTACCACGTGCGGCTCAAAGACAACACCAAAGGGGCCGACTGCGCCTATCCCGGCGTCGAAGTCCTCCCCGATGGCACCTTCATCATCACCACTTACGGCCACTGGGAAAAAGACAAAGCCCCTTACATCCTCAGTATCCAACTCAAACTGGCCGAACTCGACGAACTGGCAAAATAA
- a CDS encoding zinc-dependent alcohol dehydrogenase family protein — MLTRAAVLYEIEKPTPYAESKPLVIEQLSLADPGPGEVLVEMAGAGLCHSDLSTIDGSRPRVMPMVMGHEASGIVREVGPGVHDLQPDDHVVFSFVPLCGHCIPCATGRPALCEPGARANTAGTLLSGRRPFSSNSGQEINHHLGVAAFAEHTVVAQESLIKIDSQLPLSTAALFGCAVMTGVGAVVNTAKIEPGSSVAVFGLGGVGLSTIMGARAAGAETIFAIDLLPAKLERATQVGATHTINASEEDPIQLIKDIQNGVDYTFESVGNELVLQQAYAATRRGGTTITIGLPHPNKMFFVPAVSLVAEERTIKGSYMGSAVPRRDLPRFIAMYQAGLLPVDKLRSSTIQLDEINEAFDALATGTAVRQVITFEK; from the coding sequence ATGTTGACCCGCGCCGCTGTCCTGTATGAAATAGAAAAACCGACTCCCTACGCAGAGTCAAAACCACTGGTTATCGAACAGCTCTCCCTCGCCGATCCCGGTCCGGGGGAAGTCCTCGTCGAGATGGCAGGTGCAGGCCTCTGTCACTCCGACCTTTCCACCATCGACGGTTCGCGTCCGCGTGTGATGCCGATGGTCATGGGACACGAAGCCAGCGGCATCGTCCGCGAAGTCGGTCCCGGCGTTCACGATCTCCAGCCCGACGATCACGTCGTCTTCTCATTCGTCCCCCTGTGTGGTCACTGCATTCCCTGCGCCACAGGGCGCCCCGCGTTGTGTGAACCGGGTGCCCGCGCCAACACCGCCGGCACCTTACTCTCCGGCCGTCGTCCCTTCAGCAGCAACTCCGGTCAGGAAATCAACCACCATCTCGGCGTCGCCGCCTTTGCCGAACACACGGTCGTCGCCCAGGAATCGCTGATCAAGATCGATTCCCAGCTCCCCCTCAGCACCGCCGCCCTGTTTGGCTGCGCCGTGATGACGGGCGTCGGCGCGGTCGTCAACACCGCAAAGATCGAACCCGGTTCCAGCGTCGCCGTCTTCGGCCTGGGTGGCGTCGGCTTAAGCACTATCATGGGCGCCCGGGCCGCAGGAGCCGAAACCATCTTCGCCATCGACTTGCTCCCCGCTAAACTCGAACGCGCCACCCAGGTCGGCGCGACACATACGATCAACGCCAGTGAAGAAGATCCGATCCAGCTGATCAAAGACATCCAGAACGGCGTCGATTATACCTTCGAAAGCGTCGGCAACGAGTTGGTCCTCCAGCAGGCTTACGCTGCCACCAGACGAGGCGGCACCACCATCACCATCGGCCTGCCACACCCCAACAAAATGTTCTTCGTCCCCGCTGTCAGCCTGGTCGCGGAAGAACGCACGATCAAAGGCTCCTACATGGGCTCCGCCGTCCCCCGCCGCGATTTACCCCGCTTCATCGCCATGTACCAGGCCGGCCTGCTCCCCGTCGACAAACTGCGTTCCAGCACCATTCAACTGGATGAAATTAATGAAGCCTTCGACGCCCTCGCCACCGGCACCGCCGTGAGGCAGGTGATTACGTTTGAGAAGTAA
- a CDS encoding DUF1501 domain-containing protein, which produces MMNFNGQNLFHRREILEKVGSGFGMMSLAGMLASAEGASQKTPQQTPHFAPKAKRVIFLFMSGGPSQMDTFDPKPLLKKYEGQRPAAANIRTASKTMGLMPSPVKFINAGKSGIPVSEHFSKIAEHIDDMAIIRSMHTDFPNHAPALCMMNLGTLTPTRPSLGSWLTYGLGTENQNLPGFLALCPGKPVVGPKLWGSAFLPGKHQATHINNKDLNPEQMIPYLKNEVMSSAQQKKQLDLVQAINQQHLVKRAGDNELETRIKSMELAYRMQFAATDAFDISREPEKLQEAYGKSEFSKACLLSRRLSERGVRFVQVYYGNRQPWDTHSNHDKSNERLCKDIDQPIAQLLTDLKQRGLLDETLVVWGGEFGRTPTAQGGINGRDHNPFGFCMWLAGGGIKGGTVHGESDEFGFRAMQDKVHVHDLHATILHLMGINHERLTYHYSGRDFRLTDVAGEVVHNIIA; this is translated from the coding sequence ATGATGAATTTCAACGGACAGAACCTGTTCCATCGTCGCGAAATCCTGGAGAAAGTCGGTAGTGGCTTTGGCATGATGAGCCTGGCAGGCATGCTGGCTTCAGCCGAGGGGGCCTCTCAGAAAACTCCCCAGCAGACACCTCATTTCGCACCGAAAGCGAAGCGGGTGATTTTTCTGTTTATGAGCGGCGGTCCTTCTCAGATGGATACTTTTGACCCGAAACCGCTGCTAAAGAAGTATGAAGGACAGCGTCCTGCTGCAGCGAATATTCGGACTGCGTCTAAAACAATGGGTTTGATGCCTTCCCCGGTGAAATTCATTAATGCAGGAAAATCCGGAATTCCAGTCTCAGAACATTTTTCAAAAATTGCAGAGCACATCGACGACATGGCGATAATTCGCTCAATGCACACGGACTTCCCGAATCATGCACCGGCGCTGTGTATGATGAATCTGGGGACGTTGACTCCCACACGCCCCAGCCTGGGGTCATGGCTGACTTACGGACTGGGAACAGAGAATCAGAACTTGCCCGGATTTCTGGCGTTATGTCCGGGCAAACCGGTTGTCGGTCCTAAACTCTGGGGCAGCGCCTTTCTGCCCGGCAAGCATCAGGCGACACATATCAACAATAAAGATCTGAATCCCGAACAGATGATTCCGTATCTCAAAAATGAAGTGATGTCATCTGCACAGCAGAAGAAGCAGCTGGATCTGGTTCAGGCGATCAATCAGCAGCATCTGGTAAAACGCGCCGGTGACAATGAGCTGGAGACGCGGATCAAATCGATGGAACTGGCTTACCGGATGCAGTTCGCAGCGACCGATGCGTTTGATATCTCGCGTGAACCCGAGAAGCTTCAGGAAGCCTATGGGAAGAGCGAGTTCTCCAAGGCTTGCTTATTATCCCGTCGATTGAGCGAGCGTGGTGTGCGGTTTGTGCAGGTTTACTATGGGAATCGACAGCCCTGGGACACGCATAGCAATCACGATAAGAGCAACGAACGATTGTGCAAGGATATTGATCAGCCGATCGCTCAGTTGCTGACCGACCTCAAGCAGCGCGGACTGCTGGATGAAACACTGGTTGTCTGGGGGGGCGAGTTTGGACGCACTCCGACTGCGCAGGGGGGGATTAACGGGCGCGATCATAATCCATTCGGATTCTGTATGTGGCTGGCCGGCGGTGGCATCAAAGGGGGCACCGTACACGGGGAATCGGATGAATTTGGTTTCCGCGCGATGCAGGATAAGGTTCACGTCCATGATCTGCACGCGACGATTCTGCATCTGATGGGCATCAATCACGAGCGGTTGACCTATCATTATTCCGGTCGCGATTTCCGACTGACGGATGTCGCCGGTGAAGTTGTACATAATATCATTGCCTGA
- a CDS encoding MFS transporter has protein sequence MASVEPTSSYVRYRVIFVCMLMAVLLYLDRFCISFAEVFIKDELGLSDEQIGILLGSFFVSYALCQVPSGWFSDRFGARKMLTIYILMWSLFTAMTGLATGFIMLLIFRLGFGLSQAGAYPTSANIVSKWMPLTERGFASSMVTVGGRIGGALAPVLTAFLIILFVPMSESSDLKSGDIMNPHALATTFLERVDEKQEFETKIYEGLTSGDREYLKAAAADPKIESGTAVEGDFVANLNSILQKQTLYDPADFEGLTLNQQAEQLLNVSPGELNVEQRSRLNRLLFEARYSADVRKVQGKGWRKMMMTYGLVGILIAGIFWWVIRDYPRAHPACSEQELALIEHGRLESDKDHSKQIGGIPFKAIMKNQSLWLLSLSQFCTNVGWLFLVTWLPRFLDEEYQVPLEERGKMVTIALAVGWLGTLSGGKVTDWLMRRISLRWSRVLPIALSRFTAMAAYLVCLLEISPWTSVIMFSIVAFSTDFGSPAMWAFNQDIAGKHVGSVLGWGNMWGNLGAAVAPSLMIAVITVNTASGEEHHWNMAFVTCAIAFFIAGVASLFVDSSRKLVVDDEDGMLETA, from the coding sequence ATGGCCAGTGTGGAACCGACCAGTTCGTATGTTCGTTATCGTGTGATCTTTGTCTGCATGCTGATGGCGGTGCTGTTGTACCTGGACCGGTTCTGCATCTCCTTCGCCGAGGTCTTTATCAAAGATGAGCTGGGATTGAGTGACGAGCAGATTGGTATTCTGCTCGGTTCGTTTTTTGTGTCTTATGCATTATGCCAGGTCCCTTCCGGGTGGTTCAGTGACCGCTTCGGTGCGCGGAAAATGTTGACGATCTACATTCTGATGTGGTCCCTGTTTACGGCGATGACGGGGCTGGCGACCGGTTTCATCATGCTGCTGATTTTTCGACTGGGCTTTGGTCTGAGTCAGGCTGGTGCTTATCCCACGAGTGCCAACATTGTCAGTAAGTGGATGCCTTTAACAGAGCGCGGCTTTGCCAGCAGTATGGTTACTGTCGGCGGACGGATTGGTGGTGCCTTGGCGCCGGTGTTGACTGCGTTTCTGATTATCCTGTTCGTGCCGATGTCGGAATCCTCGGATCTGAAGTCCGGCGATATTATGAATCCGCACGCTCTGGCGACGACGTTTCTGGAACGAGTGGATGAGAAACAGGAATTTGAAACAAAGATCTATGAGGGACTTACGTCGGGAGACAGGGAGTATCTGAAAGCAGCGGCTGCTGATCCCAAGATTGAATCTGGTACGGCGGTGGAAGGTGATTTTGTCGCGAATCTGAATTCGATTTTGCAGAAACAGACGCTGTATGATCCGGCCGATTTTGAAGGGTTGACGCTCAATCAGCAGGCGGAACAGCTGTTAAATGTGAGTCCTGGAGAGCTGAACGTTGAGCAACGCTCCCGGTTGAATCGATTGTTGTTTGAAGCACGCTATTCAGCCGACGTACGCAAGGTGCAGGGAAAAGGCTGGCGTAAGATGATGATGACCTACGGCCTGGTGGGAATTTTGATTGCCGGGATTTTCTGGTGGGTGATTCGCGATTATCCGCGTGCGCATCCCGCCTGTTCTGAACAGGAACTCGCACTGATTGAACATGGTCGGCTGGAGTCGGATAAAGATCATTCGAAGCAGATCGGCGGCATTCCCTTTAAGGCGATCATGAAAAACCAGAGCTTGTGGTTACTGTCGTTGTCGCAATTCTGCACGAATGTGGGTTGGCTGTTTCTGGTGACGTGGCTGCCACGATTTCTGGATGAGGAGTACCAGGTTCCGTTGGAAGAACGCGGGAAAATGGTAACGATTGCGCTGGCGGTGGGCTGGCTGGGAACTTTGTCAGGGGGGAAAGTGACAGACTGGTTGATGAGACGGATCAGTCTGCGGTGGAGTCGTGTGCTGCCGATTGCACTTTCGCGGTTTACTGCGATGGCGGCTTACCTGGTCTGTCTGCTGGAGATTTCTCCCTGGACTTCCGTGATCATGTTTTCGATTGTGGCGTTTTCCACCGATTTCGGTTCACCTGCGATGTGGGCGTTCAACCAGGATATCGCCGGCAAGCACGTGGGGTCGGTGCTGGGCTGGGGAAACATGTGGGGCAACCTGGGGGCAGCTGTCGCGCCTTCGTTGATGATTGCAGTAATTACCGTGAATACCGCGAGTGGCGAGGAACATCACTGGAACATGGCGTTTGTCACGTGTGCGATTGCGTTTTTCATCGCGGGGGTGGCGTCGCTGTTTGTGGATTCTTCACGGAAGTTGGTTGTGGATGATGAGGATGGGATGTTGGAGACAGCGTAG
- a CDS encoding carboxypeptidase-like regulatory domain-containing protein, producing MALLKTLRLSRFLFAFLFLSVTVGCSSNTPDTPETVPVSGTVSYQGKPLPGASVIFLDSSAASPQTGTLNTITDDSGQFELKSYFGARTVKNGAVPGTYKVTILKMVPPGEMTEDEYEAKVAEADKIVSGGGVLSQEQTPPELKQLIPRKYSDASLSQLEAKVMPDQENEFQFDLK from the coding sequence ATGGCATTATTGAAAACCCTTCGCCTTTCCAGGTTTCTGTTTGCGTTTCTCTTTTTGAGTGTAACAGTCGGTTGTTCCTCAAATACCCCTGACACCCCAGAGACGGTACCTGTCTCGGGAACCGTTTCATACCAGGGGAAGCCTCTCCCCGGTGCATCGGTGATCTTTCTGGATTCGTCTGCAGCATCTCCTCAGACGGGAACTCTCAATACCATCACTGATGATTCAGGACAATTTGAACTCAAGTCCTACTTTGGAGCGCGAACCGTTAAAAATGGCGCCGTCCCAGGAACATACAAAGTGACCATTCTCAAAATGGTTCCTCCCGGGGAAATGACCGAAGATGAATACGAAGCGAAAGTGGCGGAGGCTGATAAAATTGTATCCGGGGGAGGCGTATTGAGTCAGGAACAGACACCGCCAGAGCTAAAGCAACTCATCCCTCGAAAATATTCTGACGCATCACTTTCGCAGCTCGAAGCGAAAGTAATGCCGGATCAGGAAAACGAGTTCCAGTTCGATCTCAAATAA